In Wenyingzhuangia fucanilytica, the following are encoded in one genomic region:
- a CDS encoding GH39 family glycosyl hydrolase, giving the protein MKKLLITGAFMLSMFTAFSQDVKVKASQSGEKFEHFWSKSVGAGRANEGLRAGWLEQLEKVQQECGFEFVRFHGIFHDDMFPVFEKDGKYTYNWQYIDDLFDRMLDLNVRPFVELAFFPTPLAAENSKTQFWWKANITPDESKYGEWHNLVKAFTQHCVDRYGIDEVLTWYFEVWNEPNLHYGFFDGTKSQYFELYKQSVLAVRSVDERLKVGGPSSSNFVADGRYDGEVESRSGDLITFTADNINDLEWKGSWIEDFLAYCEKEKLPVDFVSTHPYPTDYPFNPTTGKGKDFSRYVNSTKDDIEWLNKTIKKSAYPNAEIHLTEWNTSPNSRDAMHDFLPPAAYITKVNLDCIGLTNSLAFWTFTDIFEEKGGGESIFHGGFGMINYQGLVKPSYHAYRMLHHLGDEKLFKNDYLFVSRKSGNGKVVALAYNYPEDHYNAVPSSIKKIDKYENGKTRQLKFKLTDLKPGTQFKIETLDKDHGNIYNYWEKMGKPEPPTREQIKVMKQYAEGLKTEIITANKKGVVELDRELSPWSLVLIEQVN; this is encoded by the coding sequence ATGAAGAAATTATTGATTACCGGAGCTTTTATGCTGTCCATGTTTACTGCATTTTCGCAAGATGTTAAAGTAAAAGCCAGCCAAAGTGGAGAAAAATTCGAGCATTTTTGGAGTAAAAGTGTAGGAGCGGGTAGAGCTAACGAAGGTTTACGTGCTGGATGGTTAGAGCAATTAGAAAAAGTACAACAAGAATGTGGATTTGAGTTTGTAAGATTTCACGGAATTTTTCATGATGATATGTTTCCTGTTTTTGAAAAAGATGGAAAATACACGTACAATTGGCAATACATAGATGATTTGTTTGATAGAATGTTAGACTTAAATGTTCGTCCGTTTGTGGAATTGGCATTTTTTCCAACACCTTTGGCGGCAGAAAATAGTAAAACTCAATTTTGGTGGAAAGCCAATATTACTCCAGACGAATCTAAATATGGTGAATGGCATAATTTGGTAAAAGCATTTACGCAACACTGTGTAGATCGTTATGGAATTGATGAGGTGTTAACTTGGTATTTTGAAGTGTGGAATGAACCGAACTTACATTACGGATTTTTTGATGGAACCAAATCTCAATATTTTGAATTGTACAAACAATCTGTTTTGGCTGTGCGTTCTGTAGATGAACGTTTAAAAGTAGGAGGACCTTCTAGTAGTAATTTTGTAGCCGATGGTCGTTACGATGGAGAAGTAGAAAGTAGAAGTGGAGACTTAATTACGTTTACTGCAGATAATATTAACGATTTAGAATGGAAAGGATCTTGGATAGAAGACTTTTTAGCATACTGTGAAAAAGAAAAACTTCCTGTAGATTTTGTGTCTACACATCCTTACCCAACAGATTATCCTTTTAACCCAACCACAGGAAAAGGAAAAGATTTTTCTAGATATGTAAACTCTACTAAAGATGATATTGAATGGTTAAACAAAACCATCAAAAAAAGTGCTTATCCTAATGCTGAAATTCATTTAACAGAATGGAATACAAGTCCAAATAGTAGAGATGCCATGCACGACTTTTTACCACCAGCAGCCTATATTACCAAAGTAAATTTAGATTGTATTGGCTTAACCAATTCATTAGCTTTTTGGACGTTTACAGATATTTTTGAAGAAAAAGGTGGAGGAGAAAGTATTTTTCATGGAGGTTTTGGAATGATTAATTATCAAGGTTTGGTAAAACCATCTTACCATGCATACAGAATGTTACATCATTTAGGAGATGAAAAATTATTTAAAAACGATTACTTGTTTGTGAGTCGTAAATCAGGAAATGGAAAAGTAGTGGCTTTGGCTTATAATTATCCAGAAGATCATTACAACGCAGTGCCATCAAGTATAAAGAAAATTGATAAGTACGAGAACGGAAAAACTCGTCAGTTAAAATTTAAGTTAACAGATTTAAAACCTGGAACTCAGTTTAAAATAGAAACTTTAGATAAAGATCACGGTAATATTTATAATTACTGGGAAAAAATGGGGAAACCAGAACCGCCAACACGAGAACAAATAAAAGTGATGAAGCAATATGCAGAAGGACTTAAAACAGAAATTATCACCGCTAATAAAAAAGGTGTGGTAGAATTAGATAGAGAGCTTTCTCCGTGGAGTTTGGTTTTAATAGAACAAGTAAATTAA
- a CDS encoding family 43 glycosylhydrolase, with protein sequence MKLLRNKMKHIVIVFLCFVGNIFAQNPVFTHVFTADPSPHVWPDNPDKLWVYTSHDEPGSNNHYGMTGYHAFSTTDMVNWTDHGRILHLENVAWAESHAWAMDAAYYRGNYYLIYCMKEAGIGLFRTGIARSDRPEGPFTDLGYVKGVEFGQDPALFIDEDGTPYLYWGHDRKCFAAELNDDLMSIKPETYVNLTKQLTHVFEGPWVHKRNGKYYLTYPGLTPRRWPEKMFYAVAEKPLGPYEFKGVFIDDFDGQSGTNHGGIVNYKGKDIMFYHSAWLSGGLSETRSAMADYMEYDKEGNIIPIIPSKKGLGLAERTKTTFLIEAESGVAAGGKLYNVFVDTFIKGYSGKGYVTNFDNPYDHVSMLAQVAKPSKFRFKVGYASPDGESNHNILINSHLYREFKFPQSKEFTEIDFGIVELKEGDNNIRIFKRDWKPSKGQLAVDYIKLEQVFENK encoded by the coding sequence ATGAAATTATTAAGAAATAAAATGAAACATATTGTAATTGTCTTTTTGTGTTTTGTGGGAAACATCTTTGCTCAAAACCCAGTTTTTACTCATGTGTTTACAGCAGACCCATCACCACATGTTTGGCCAGATAATCCAGATAAATTATGGGTGTATACCAGTCATGATGAGCCAGGGTCTAACAATCATTATGGGATGACAGGATATCATGCGTTTTCTACCACAGATATGGTAAACTGGACAGACCATGGACGTATTTTACACTTAGAGAATGTAGCTTGGGCTGAGAGTCATGCTTGGGCCATGGATGCTGCTTATTACAGAGGGAATTATTATTTAATTTACTGTATGAAAGAGGCAGGAATTGGTTTGTTTAGAACCGGAATTGCCCGTAGTGACAGACCAGAAGGGCCTTTTACAGATTTAGGTTATGTAAAAGGAGTTGAGTTTGGTCAGGATCCAGCTTTGTTTATTGATGAGGATGGAACGCCTTATTTATATTGGGGACACGATAGAAAATGTTTTGCAGCCGAGTTAAACGACGATTTAATGTCTATTAAACCAGAAACCTACGTGAATTTAACCAAGCAACTAACCCATGTGTTTGAAGGGCCTTGGGTGCATAAACGCAACGGAAAGTATTATTTAACTTATCCGGGATTGACTCCAAGACGTTGGCCAGAAAAAATGTTTTATGCAGTGGCAGAAAAACCTTTAGGGCCTTATGAGTTTAAAGGTGTTTTTATAGATGATTTTGATGGGCAAAGTGGAACCAACCATGGAGGGATTGTAAATTACAAAGGAAAAGACATTATGTTTTACCACAGTGCATGGTTGTCTGGTGGTTTAAGTGAAACGCGTTCGGCAATGGCCGATTATATGGAGTATGATAAAGAAGGAAATATCATTCCTATAATTCCATCAAAAAAAGGATTAGGACTTGCAGAACGCACCAAAACTACTTTTTTAATTGAAGCTGAAAGTGGTGTTGCTGCAGGAGGAAAATTGTATAATGTATTTGTAGATACTTTTATAAAAGGGTATAGCGGAAAAGGATATGTAACCAATTTTGACAATCCATACGATCATGTGTCTATGTTGGCACAAGTAGCCAAACCATCAAAATTCAGGTTTAAAGTAGGGTACGCTTCTCCAGATGGAGAATCCAATCACAATATATTAATCAATAGTCATTTGTATAGAGAATTTAAGTTCCCACAATCAAAAGAATTTACAGAAATAGATTTTGGAATTGTGGAGTTAAAGGAAGGTGATAATAACATCCGAATTTTTAAAAGAGATTGGAAGCCATCCAAAGGACAATTAGCTGTTGATTACATAAAATTAGAACAAGTTTTTGAGAATAAATAA
- a CDS encoding glycosyl hydrolase family 28 protein: MDKMIDKLRKTILLCSVLIFVGFSAYAQKVKVYPAPKEIELSTFFKVSVASQNVPVYKTKIPPSTPIPRLNPNRGDFGLASVASFDMNDAVTVSVESPEEVKSVKILPSSYGIKPVFKGNTVTFELNHPGHVTVEINGEWHESLHILANPFEKNIPDPKDPNVIYFGPGVHEVSQLTISDNQTIYLAGGAYVRCVLPEQEDEIEIRGHVRKKPTFILEGKNVAIKGRGIIDQSSIPKKVRRYTILAHKAQDVTIEGVTIFDPSHWTIPIQSCDDVHVDNIKIFGWRGNADGVDITSSRDLLVENCFMRTFDDAVVVKSFGGYGEVVNNVHTRKCVVWNELAHALSIGAEVHENISNVVFEDCDVIHDKGRETALRVYHCDHAVISDVTFDNIRIEEARRLISCWIGKTRWTETEERGHIKNVTFKNITATSAPIDPTLTGFQDGPDWKPYIIKDHASMELVGYDADHIVEDVVFDNVVLDGKKVEAKNVTANEFVKNVKFK, translated from the coding sequence ATGGATAAAATGATTGATAAATTAAGAAAAACAATACTGCTGTGTAGTGTACTAATCTTTGTAGGATTTAGCGCTTATGCCCAAAAAGTAAAGGTGTATCCTGCACCCAAAGAAATTGAGTTATCTACCTTTTTTAAGGTAAGCGTAGCCTCACAAAACGTACCTGTTTATAAAACTAAAATTCCGCCATCTACACCCATTCCGCGTTTAAATCCAAACAGAGGAGACTTTGGATTGGCTTCTGTGGCATCTTTTGATATGAATGATGCTGTTACAGTTTCTGTGGAATCTCCAGAAGAAGTAAAATCGGTAAAAATCTTACCAAGTTCTTATGGTATAAAACCTGTTTTTAAAGGGAATACAGTCACTTTTGAATTAAATCACCCAGGGCATGTAACAGTAGAAATTAATGGAGAATGGCATGAGTCTTTGCATATTTTGGCAAATCCTTTTGAAAAAAATATTCCTGATCCTAAAGACCCAAATGTGATTTATTTTGGACCAGGAGTTCATGAGGTTTCTCAATTAACCATTTCTGACAATCAAACTATTTATTTAGCAGGTGGAGCTTATGTTCGTTGTGTGTTGCCAGAACAAGAAGATGAAATAGAAATTAGAGGTCATGTAAGAAAAAAGCCAACATTTATTTTAGAAGGAAAAAATGTGGCTATTAAAGGACGTGGAATTATTGATCAGAGTAGCATTCCTAAAAAAGTAAGACGTTATACTATTTTAGCTCATAAAGCACAAGATGTAACTATTGAGGGGGTGACTATTTTTGATCCAAGTCACTGGACGATTCCTATTCAAAGTTGTGATGATGTACACGTAGATAATATTAAGATTTTTGGTTGGAGAGGAAATGCCGATGGAGTAGATATTACTAGTAGTAGAGATCTTTTGGTAGAAAATTGTTTTATGAGAACTTTTGATGATGCTGTGGTTGTAAAATCTTTTGGAGGTTATGGAGAAGTAGTGAACAATGTACATACCCGAAAATGTGTGGTGTGGAATGAATTGGCTCATGCTTTAAGTATTGGGGCTGAGGTACACGAAAATATTAGCAACGTAGTTTTTGAAGATTGTGATGTGATTCATGACAAAGGAAGAGAAACAGCCTTAAGAGTATATCATTGTGACCATGCAGTTATTAGTGATGTAACTTTTGACAATATTAGAATTGAAGAAGCTCGTAGGTTAATTTCATGTTGGATTGGAAAAACAAGGTGGACAGAAACAGAAGAAAGAGGTCACATTAAAAATGTAACGTTTAAAAATATTACAGCTACATCTGCACCTATAGATCCTACGCTTACGGGTTTTCAGGATGGGCCAGATTGGAAACCCTACATTATTAAAGACCATGCTAGTATGGAGTTAGTAGGGTATGATGCAGACCATATAGTAGAAGATGTTGTTTTTGACAATGTTGTTCTAGATGGTAAAAAAGTAGAAGCAAAAAATGTGACAGCAAATGAGTTTGTTAAGAATGTTAAATTTAAATAA
- a CDS encoding GH116 family glycosyl-hydrolase, translating into MKNKFSLWFLSSVVVAVTQAQGVQEKSTNDWPVLTTYDAHHLAKIAMPIGGVGTGTVALGGRGDLRDWEMMNTAAKGYIPTSEKLRYIGPFFALYTQTADGKKDTRVLEGPLDYSLYEGAFGSPAVNHGFPRFESCTFKAAYPFGQVLLSDKKVPLDVRIKAFNPLIPGDANASGIPIAAITYELTNTTDKAVFASVCANMPNFIGEDGSVREPIGRGNALIPVGAKENKNVFRKDKNAQGIYMSSEGVEKDSEAWGTMALSTSSSEKVTYRTSWGKEVWGNSRLDFWDDYSIDGRIDNREHNGEDRPMASMAVEVSVPANTSREVTFYLTWHFPNRETWTPAEDGLDNMLTNYYTTQYKDAWEVVEKTIPQLPNLEKKTKEFVNAFVNSDLPKVVKEAALYNTSTLRTQTCFRTADGHFYGWEGTSNTKGVCHGNCTHVWNYDQATPFLFGELARSMREIEFAHATDDKGMMSFRVNLPLERANEFGRPAADGQLGAIMKMYRDWQLSGDDALLKKLWPKVKKAMEFCWIEGGWDSNKDGVMDGCQHNTMDVQYFGPNPQMGIWYLGALKAASKMADFSGDKKFAKTCNILFKKGSKWMDENLFNGEYYVHHIEPPKSRDDIAAPLLKGLESKDLENPAYQLGKGCLVDQLVGQFMAHICDLGYLTNEENIKTTLNSIMKYNYRDDSSSGFNNMRSFVLGDEKSLVMASYPGERPLYPFPYFTEAMTGFEYTAAIGMLYEGQTENGLTNIKNIRDRYDGLKRNPFNEAECGNNYARAMASWGAVIALSGFHYSAVEKSIQFTATPGNYFWSNGNQYGTVEIKNNGSKKIVLLKVLKGEISLKSVKLKGFGSTSFKNEKVLKEGVSQEFIIQK; encoded by the coding sequence ATGAAAAATAAATTCAGTTTATGGTTTTTATCTTCGGTAGTAGTTGCTGTAACACAAGCACAGGGAGTACAAGAAAAATCAACGAACGATTGGCCTGTATTAACGACATATGATGCTCATCATTTAGCTAAAATAGCCATGCCTATTGGTGGAGTTGGTACGGGTACAGTTGCCCTTGGTGGTAGAGGAGATTTACGCGATTGGGAAATGATGAATACAGCCGCCAAAGGTTACATTCCTACCAGTGAAAAACTAAGATACATCGGACCATTTTTTGCATTGTACACTCAAACTGCCGATGGTAAAAAAGATACAAGAGTGCTAGAAGGACCATTGGATTATTCGTTGTACGAAGGGGCTTTTGGGAGTCCTGCTGTAAATCATGGTTTTCCTCGTTTTGAATCTTGTACTTTTAAGGCTGCATATCCTTTTGGACAAGTATTACTTTCTGATAAAAAAGTGCCGCTTGATGTTCGTATCAAGGCATTCAACCCTTTAATACCTGGTGATGCCAATGCTAGTGGAATTCCAATTGCTGCCATTACTTATGAATTAACAAATACTACAGATAAAGCAGTGTTTGCCTCTGTTTGTGCTAACATGCCCAATTTTATAGGAGAAGATGGTTCTGTAAGAGAACCTATAGGGAGAGGTAATGCTTTAATTCCTGTAGGAGCTAAAGAGAATAAAAATGTTTTTAGAAAAGATAAAAATGCCCAAGGTATTTATATGAGTTCTGAAGGCGTAGAAAAGGATTCCGAAGCTTGGGGCACCATGGCTTTATCAACTTCTAGTAGCGAAAAGGTTACCTACCGTACGTCTTGGGGAAAAGAAGTGTGGGGGAATTCACGTTTAGATTTTTGGGACGATTATAGTATTGATGGTCGTATAGATAATAGAGAACATAATGGAGAAGATAGACCTATGGCTTCTATGGCTGTAGAAGTATCGGTTCCAGCAAATACAAGTCGTGAAGTAACTTTTTACCTTACTTGGCATTTTCCTAATAGAGAAACTTGGACTCCTGCAGAGGATGGTTTGGATAACATGTTAACCAATTATTACACCACTCAATACAAAGATGCTTGGGAGGTGGTTGAAAAAACAATTCCACAACTACCAAATCTTGAAAAGAAAACAAAGGAGTTTGTGAATGCTTTTGTGAATAGCGATTTGCCAAAGGTTGTAAAAGAAGCGGCTTTGTACAACACATCAACCTTACGTACCCAAACTTGTTTTAGAACTGCTGATGGGCATTTTTACGGATGGGAAGGAACCAGCAACACCAAAGGCGTTTGCCACGGAAATTGTACGCATGTGTGGAATTACGATCAGGCAACACCTTTTTTGTTTGGAGAATTAGCACGTTCTATGCGTGAAATAGAATTTGCTCATGCTACAGATGATAAAGGAATGATGAGTTTTCGTGTGAATTTACCACTAGAACGTGCCAATGAATTTGGTAGACCTGCTGCCGATGGTCAGTTGGGAGCTATCATGAAAATGTATAGAGATTGGCAGCTGAGTGGAGATGATGCGTTGCTGAAAAAACTTTGGCCAAAAGTAAAAAAGGCCATGGAGTTTTGTTGGATAGAAGGCGGTTGGGATTCTAATAAAGATGGTGTGATGGATGGTTGCCAGCACAATACCATGGATGTTCAGTACTTTGGACCCAATCCTCAAATGGGAATTTGGTATTTAGGAGCCTTAAAAGCAGCTTCAAAAATGGCCGACTTTTCTGGGGATAAAAAATTTGCAAAAACCTGTAACATTCTTTTTAAAAAAGGAAGTAAATGGATGGATGAAAATTTGTTTAATGGAGAATATTATGTGCATCACATTGAACCTCCAAAAAGCAGAGATGATATTGCGGCTCCATTGCTAAAAGGATTGGAGTCTAAAGATTTAGAAAATCCTGCATACCAATTGGGTAAAGGTTGTTTGGTAGATCAGTTGGTAGGTCAATTTATGGCTCATATTTGTGATTTAGGTTATTTAACCAATGAAGAAAACATAAAAACAACCTTAAATAGCATTATGAAATACAACTATAGAGACGATAGTAGTTCTGGTTTTAACAATATGCGTTCGTTTGTGTTGGGTGATGAAAAATCACTGGTGATGGCAAGCTATCCTGGAGAAAGACCCTTGTATCCGTTTCCTTATTTTACAGAAGCCATGACAGGTTTTGAATATACTGCAGCTATTGGTATGCTATACGAAGGGCAAACAGAAAATGGGTTAACAAATATTAAAAATATTAGAGACCGTTACGATGGATTAAAACGTAATCCTTTTAACGAAGCAGAGTGTGGAAATAACTATGCTAGAGCTATGGCAAGTTGGGGAGCAGTTATTGCGCTTTCAGGGTTTCATTATTCAGCTGTTGAAAAATCTATTCAGTTTACAGCAACTCCAGGGAATTATTTTTGGTCGAATGGAAATCAGTATGGAACCGTAGAAATAAAAAATAATGGGAGCAAAAAAATAGTATTGCTTAAGGTTTTAAAAGGAGAAATCTCATTAAAATCAGTAAAACTGAAAGGATTTGGAAGCACATCATTTAAAAATGAAAAAGTGTTAAAAGAAGGAGTGTCACAGGAGTTTATAATTCAAAAGTAA
- a CDS encoding alginate lyase family protein has product MLFRKELQCLAVLCLFVIGSVFAQATKQIGSSDFSDWSGVHKVKKGEAILTNNNVISYTYSNQNRIYFPGIKREYYGDAADFTSYKGLCFELFVKKEAKATIKAVLKVDEKDEKDLNPVSTANIQLQGKGWQKVFIPWEMFDIDAGQKMGTLFAIKNVGLSVSSDNNKSYKIKNVFLTKGQTHYIDADIRGKSADAGETVVYQLEIGNTTNQPQMVQLRVETMGWESMQASLETSSVPLAPNQIKKIDLKVKIASHLPTGIREKQIIKAIANGQGASVSTLEFTTAVRVPTPNIVFTEDKWQEVKDKIKKYDWAKEGLAEYERKAKKWKPSNGVDFSKIEGPLWGQKVYSSVGHTEYDCAIAYQLTGKEEYAAKCIKVLRRLSDPKIGYPATLVGGSNSFVGEGKFWQAIGRVYDLVRDSKQLTEEDHKAIQKTLRLFVNQTIKGNRKGAISNWNAAELTAALYCALNLQDWHLIDQLLHAPTGLYKHAEHGIMNDGWWYECAVGYNTWVATEFSETAIALQPWGINFKDMVFPIGTTKHFSLLASRREGGIMGMEFEKWGKIEKNHVKIKDMWDASIPFMDFRGVLLAVNDAVEDKMSGKSYELAYYLYRDPEYAAIINRGNKRDLLYGVPDLPKTTSEKMTESVYADNMGIVQLRSQTKGREQSEQIQAAMHYGSHGGYHGHFDRTNLVHMSRYGRSFYGTLMYWYNYSSYLYKFWKQVSLNKNMVVVDQKMQQPVPNTRSLFHSGEMMQASVVETNSKWSYAPYGGIHYKPEQTFSEKVWEEGRSIPIPENAPAYSEVTGYTEPVYQRRLMVVLDDYVLLADYLKAEKEHEFDWMFQAKGFKGIQSENTQFLKHTKQMNQDPLGSAQFITDCNWYQTEGTSRSKFEMCWGDDCDNGGVRLPHSLEGPLKIDVFNAWPKKAEVMFGTSTESFGVNKKVHYSVIADGKELLKDKTGAWILGSKDISLEVSGKSKIVLKALIEGKSNNNTLFWGNARFVKADGSVVYVSELPVTYTNVLEPENKGKDYYNGPIKIGGEPMSKSTPAMPINTKKEAVVTIDISQLGAVKFEATIGGDFPLGDETSRLKSMAVRTKGKEAKYLSVIEPYEKESLVKSVEAKNESELTVTLTDGCVQELKIENIDAKDGKVKVSVKEYRNGKLVREEQSK; this is encoded by the coding sequence ATGTTATTTAGAAAAGAATTACAGTGTTTGGCTGTGTTGTGTTTGTTTGTTATAGGTAGTGTTTTTGCACAAGCCACAAAACAAATTGGATCCTCAGATTTTTCTGATTGGTCGGGTGTACACAAAGTAAAAAAAGGAGAAGCAATTCTAACGAATAATAATGTGATTAGTTATACCTATAGCAATCAAAATAGAATATACTTTCCTGGAATTAAACGTGAGTATTACGGAGATGCTGCAGATTTTACATCTTACAAAGGATTGTGTTTTGAGTTGTTTGTAAAAAAGGAAGCTAAGGCAACAATAAAAGCGGTTTTAAAGGTTGATGAAAAAGATGAAAAAGATTTAAACCCTGTGAGTACTGCAAATATTCAGTTACAAGGAAAAGGGTGGCAAAAAGTATTTATTCCATGGGAAATGTTTGACATAGATGCAGGTCAAAAAATGGGAACTTTGTTCGCTATTAAAAACGTGGGATTATCAGTTTCCTCAGACAACAACAAAAGTTATAAGATTAAAAATGTATTTCTTACCAAAGGACAAACACATTATATAGATGCTGATATTAGAGGGAAATCTGCAGATGCAGGAGAAACGGTTGTATATCAATTAGAAATAGGAAACACCACCAACCAACCACAAATGGTTCAGTTGCGTGTAGAAACCATGGGGTGGGAATCTATGCAAGCTAGTTTAGAAACATCATCGGTACCATTAGCTCCAAACCAAATCAAAAAAATAGATTTAAAAGTAAAAATAGCTTCTCATTTACCAACAGGAATTAGAGAAAAACAAATCATTAAAGCCATTGCTAACGGTCAGGGAGCTTCGGTATCTACCTTAGAATTTACAACGGCAGTTAGGGTGCCAACCCCTAATATTGTTTTTACAGAAGACAAATGGCAAGAAGTAAAAGACAAAATAAAAAAATACGATTGGGCCAAAGAAGGATTGGCAGAATACGAAAGAAAAGCTAAAAAATGGAAACCGTCTAACGGAGTTGATTTTTCGAAAATAGAAGGGCCCTTATGGGGACAAAAAGTATATAGTTCTGTTGGGCATACAGAATATGATTGTGCCATTGCTTACCAACTAACAGGTAAAGAAGAATATGCTGCCAAGTGTATAAAAGTATTAAGAAGGTTAAGCGATCCTAAAATAGGGTATCCTGCTACTTTGGTAGGAGGTAGCAATTCTTTTGTAGGTGAAGGAAAGTTTTGGCAAGCAATAGGTCGTGTGTACGATTTGGTTAGAGATAGCAAACAGCTTACAGAAGAAGATCATAAAGCCATACAAAAAACATTAAGATTGTTTGTCAATCAAACCATTAAAGGAAATAGAAAAGGAGCTATTAGTAACTGGAATGCTGCCGAACTAACAGCAGCTTTGTATTGTGCTTTAAACTTACAAGATTGGCATTTAATAGATCAATTATTACATGCTCCAACAGGTTTGTACAAACATGCAGAACATGGAATTATGAATGATGGTTGGTGGTACGAGTGTGCTGTGGGGTACAATACTTGGGTAGCAACAGAATTTTCAGAAACAGCCATAGCATTGCAACCTTGGGGAATTAATTTTAAAGACATGGTGTTTCCTATTGGAACTACCAAACATTTTTCTTTGCTAGCAAGTAGGAGAGAAGGTGGAATTATGGGAATGGAGTTTGAGAAATGGGGAAAGATTGAAAAGAACCATGTAAAAATAAAAGACATGTGGGATGCTTCTATTCCGTTTATGGATTTTAGAGGTGTGTTGTTAGCGGTAAATGATGCGGTAGAAGATAAAATGTCAGGAAAATCTTATGAGTTGGCTTATTATTTATACAGAGATCCTGAGTATGCGGCCATTATTAATAGAGGGAACAAACGTGATTTATTGTACGGTGTTCCAGACTTGCCAAAGACTACTTCAGAAAAAATGACAGAATCTGTATATGCCGATAATATGGGAATTGTACAGTTGCGTTCTCAAACCAAAGGCAGAGAACAGTCAGAACAAATACAAGCAGCCATGCATTATGGTTCTCATGGTGGGTATCATGGTCATTTTGATAGAACCAACCTAGTGCACATGAGTCGTTACGGTCGTAGTTTTTATGGAACGTTAATGTATTGGTATAACTACAGTAGTTATTTGTACAAATTCTGGAAACAAGTATCCTTAAACAAAAACATGGTTGTGGTAGATCAAAAAATGCAACAACCAGTACCTAACACACGTTCGCTATTTCACTCAGGAGAAATGATGCAAGCTTCTGTGGTAGAAACCAATTCTAAATGGAGTTATGCTCCTTATGGAGGAATTCACTACAAGCCAGAGCAAACCTTTTCCGAAAAAGTATGGGAAGAAGGTAGATCTATTCCTATTCCAGAAAATGCTCCAGCGTATTCAGAAGTTACAGGATATACAGAACCCGTATATCAACGTAGGTTGATGGTGGTTTTAGATGATTATGTGTTGTTAGCAGATTATTTAAAAGCAGAAAAAGAACATGAATTTGATTGGATGTTCCAAGCCAAAGGATTTAAAGGAATTCAATCAGAAAACACTCAGTTTTTAAAGCATACCAAACAAATGAACCAAGATCCTTTAGGAAGTGCTCAGTTTATTACAGATTGTAATTGGTATCAAACAGAAGGAACTAGCCGTAGCAAATTTGAAATGTGTTGGGGAGATGATTGTGACAACGGAGGAGTTAGATTGCCACACAGTTTAGAGGGACCTCTAAAAATTGATGTATTTAATGCTTGGCCTAAAAAGGCAGAAGTAATGTTTGGTACTTCTACAGAGAGTTTTGGAGTGAACAAAAAAGTACACTATTCAGTAATTGCTGATGGTAAAGAATTGTTAAAAGACAAAACAGGTGCTTGGATTTTAGGAAGTAAAGACATTAGTTTAGAAGTAAGCGGAAAATCTAAAATAGTATTAAAAGCACTTATAGAAGGAAAAAGTAACAACAATACTTTGTTTTGGGGAAATGCAAGGTTTGTGAAGGCAGATGGTTCTGTTGTATATGTATCGGAATTACCAGTTACTTATACCAATGTTTTAGAACCAGAAAACAAAGGGAAAGATTACTACAACGGACCTATAAAAATAGGAGGAGAGCCTATGAGTAAATCTACTCCAGCCATGCCAATAAATACTAAGAAAGAAGCAGTGGTCACCATAGATATTTCTCAGTTAGGAGCTGTAAAGTTTGAAGCAACTATTGGAGGAGATTTTCCGTTGGGTGATGAAACTTCTAGGTTAAAATCAATGGCGGTAAGAACCAAAGGAAAAGAAGCTAAATATCTTTCTGTAATAGAACCTTATGAGAAGGAATCTTTAGTAAAATCTGTAGAAGCTAAAAACGAAAGTGAATTAACGGTTACTTTAACAGATGGTTGTGTACAAGAGCTTAAAATAGAAAATATAGATGCTAAAGATGGTAAGGTAAAAGTATCTGTAAAAGAATACAGAAACGGAAAGTTAGTTAGAGAAGAACAATCAAAATAG